In a genomic window of Ipomoea triloba cultivar NCNSP0323 chromosome 3, ASM357664v1:
- the LOC116012354 gene encoding transcriptional corepressor LEUNIG-like isoform X4, giving the protein MTNPNMEPDKTLDVYIYDYLVKRKLTASARAFQAEAGVPTNRTAIDTPGGFLLEWWSIFWDTFISRFKCPVSVTSGSRNEILMPKAQERQQQHQSAEQQQFQQMQQIEQLIMQKHIEQQTQKQREETRFECGTDHETNSRQSLGATNALTKSKAHLSGGNRKKSVQSRCGENVGQSLAQNNTSILRSGAFGDQAPRQILQGTPGGNLRYFSGMKDQAQQLHVPHQGTKNMLNPLANLKSAFSDESLSQHPGSNHGVSNLPLKGWPLTGLEQLQSGLLQQHSPLLPLSQPSQQLQLQQQIQMLLGDQYMGIRNDMQSNYMTNMVPDANLPVQVALPLFSRADDTLMKLYQIELNNANQSQQQCQKSTVLGHPETSSYKIAQQDKAIATSNSAMDVTFSNTSRDNDQNQALRKRKRPMSSNPTNSSGTANTTGPSQSSAPSSPSAQTMEDVISVPSLLPDDSKSRAQMFCNSGSDTNASASNQMADIVRLINHGSVDDNVESFLNENVDTEDVIAQCLEDVRKDITFSEIGSIESSAVNCCDFSSEGKLIAIGGDDNKVVLWCTESREQKYILEEHSDKITDVRFSPRLPRLASCSLDRMIKIWDVHNSGQSIRTFTGHSASVISVDFHPNKEDLICSCDDVSAIRYWTIKNGGCAGVSKVRASQVRFQPTRGRFLAAAVGNGVSLIDVETTQTCRYPLKGHVSNVQSVCWSSSGEYLASLSEDSVRVWKIDSGGDQKCMHELSITGKRLRTCSFHPTYPSLLVIGSHKSLELWHMAENKMMTVLEGPISTLAVSPFAGLVASASGDNMVKLWK; this is encoded by the exons AGGTTCAAATGCCCTGTTTCAGTAACCAGTGGATCTCGCAATGAG ATCCTAATGCCAAAAGCACAGGAGCGGCAGCAACAACACCAAAGTGCTGAGCAGCAGCAGTTTCAGCAAATGCAACAAATAGAGCAACTGATCATGCAAAAGCATATTGAACAGCAAACGCAGAAACAAAGAGAAGAGACTCGGTTTGAATGTGGCACTGACCATGAAACTAATTCAAGACAAAGCCTTGGGGCCACTAATGCACTTACCAAAAGTAAAGCTCATTTGTCTGGGGGGAACAGGAAG aaaTCTGTACAGTCTAGGTGTGGTGAAAACGTTGGTCAGTCTTTGGCTCAAAATAATACTTCGATATTAAGATCTGGAGCCTTTGGGGACCAAGCTCCACG TCAAATACTACAAGGAACTCCTGGTGGCAATTTAAGATATTTTTCTGGAATGAAGGATCAAGCTCAGCAACTCCATGTTCCCCAT CAGGGCACAAAGAATATGCTGAATCCCTTAGCAAACCTCAAGTCTGCTTTCTCAGATGAATCATTGTCTCAACATCCAG GATCAAATCATGGAGTAAGCAATTTGCCTTTGAAGGGTTGGCCACTGACG GGATTAGAACAACTTCAATCTGGACTTCTTCAGCAGCATAGCCCTTTGCTTCCTCTTTCTCAACCCTCCCAACAACTTCAGCTGCAGCAGCAAATTCAAATGCTTCTTGGTGATCAGTATATGGGTATCAGGAATGATATGCAATCAAATTATATGACCAATATGGTTCCTGATGCAAATTTGCCAGTTCAAGTGGCTCTTCCTCTTTTCTCTCGTGCAGATGATACACTAATGAAG CTGTATCAGATTGAATTGAATAATGCCAATCAAAGCCAACAGCAATGTCAAAAGTCTACTGTACTTGGTCATCCAGAAACTTCAAGCTACAAAATTGCACAGCAAGACAAGGCGATTGCAACTAGCAACAGTGCTATGGATGTCACCTTTTCAAACACCTCTAGAGACAATGATCAG AACCAGGCTCTGAGGAAAAGAAAGCGGCCAATGTCCTCAAACCCAACCAATAGTTCAGGCACTGCAAATACCACTGGACCATCCCAAAGTTCAGCACCCTCTTCCCCATCAGCACAGACGATGGAAGATGTGATTTCAGTACCTTCATTGCTTCCTGATGATAGCAAGTCACGGGCTCAAATGTTTTGCAACAGTGGCTCTGATACAAATGCATCGGCATCTAATCAAATG GCTGATATTGTTCGTTTGATAAATCATGGATCTGTGGACGACAATGTGGAGTCTTTCCTTAATGAAAACGTGGACACTGAAGATGTGATTGCTCAGTGCTTAGAGGATGTTAGAAAAG ATATTACATTTTCTGAAATTGGAAGCATTGAGTCTAGTGCTGTTAACTGCTGTGACTTCTCATCTGAGGGTAAACTGATTGCAATCGGCGGAGATGATAATAAG GTTGTTTTATGGTGCACAGAGTCTCGAGAGCAAAAATATATACTTGAAGAGCACTCAGACAAAATTACAGATGTTCGTTTTAGCCCAAGACTGCCCAGGCTTGCTTCATGTTCCCTGGACAGGATGATAAAAATTTGGGATGTTCATAAT TCAGGCCAGTCAATTCGAACCTTTACTGGGCATTCTGCCTCCGTTATCTCAGTAGACTTTCATCCAAACAAAGAGGATCTTATCTGCTCCTGTGATGATGTTAGTGCCATACGATACTGGACCATAAAAAATGGTGGTTGTGCTGGAGTTTCAAAG GTTCGTGCAAGTCAAGTCAGGTTCCAGCCCACCCGAGGAAGGTTTCTTGCTGCAGCAGTAGGAAACGGTGTATCCTTGATAGACGTCGAGACTACCCAAACCTGCAGATACCCTTTGAAG GGACATGTATCAAATGTGCAGTCTGTTTGCTGGAGCTCCTCCGGGGAGTATTTAGCATCTTTGAGCGAGGATTCCGTTAGAGTGTGGAAAATCGATTCTGGGGGAGACCAAAAATGCATGCACGAGTTAAGTATAACAGGAAAAAGACTCCGCACTTGCAGCTTTCACCCTACTTACCCTTCTCTGCTAGTAATCGGTTCTCATAAG TCCCTGGAGCTTTGGCACATGGCGGAGAACAAGATGATGACCGTGCTCGAGGGACCTATCTCCACTTTGGCAGTCTCACCATTTGCTGGTTTAGTAGCTTCTGCAAGTGGTGACAATATGGTTAAGCTGTGGAAGTGA
- the LOC116012354 gene encoding transcriptional corepressor LEUNIG-like isoform X3 yields the protein MVMSAFSASPMPINQLDVYIYDYLVKRKLTASARAFQAEAGVPTNRTAIDTPGGFLLEWWSIFWDTFISRFKCPVSVTSGSRNEILMPKAQERQQQHQSAEQQQFQQMQQIEQLIMQKHIEQQTQKQREETRFECGTDHETNSRQSLGATNALTKSKAHLSGGNRKKSVQSRCGENVGQSLAQNNTSILRSGAFGDQAPRQILQGTPGGNLRYFSGMKDQAQQLHVPHQGTKNMLNPLANLKSAFSDESLSQHPGSNHGVSNLPLKGWPLTGLEQLQSGLLQQHSPLLPLSQPSQQLQLQQQIQMLLGDQYMGIRNDMQSNYMTNMVPDANLPVQVALPLFSRADDTLMKLYQIELNNANQSQQQCQKSTVLGHPETSSYKIAQQDKAIATSNSAMDVTFSNTSRDNDQALRKRKRPMSSNPTNSSGTANTTGPSQSSAPSSPSAQTMEDVISVPSLLPDDSKSRAQMFCNSGSDTNASASNQMADIVRLINHGSVDDNVESFLNENVDTEDVIAQCLEDVRKDITFSEIGSIESSAVNCCDFSSEGKLIAIGGDDNKVVLWCTESREQKYILEEHSDKITDVRFSPRLPRLASCSLDRMIKIWDVHNSGQSIRTFTGHSASVISVDFHPNKEDLICSCDDVSAIRYWTIKNGGCAGVSKVRASQVRFQPTRGRFLAAAVGNGVSLIDVETTQTCRYPLKGHVSNVQSVCWSSSGEYLASLSEDSVRVWKIDSGGDQKCMHELSITGKRLRTCSFHPTYPSLLVIGSHKSLELWHMAENKMMTVLEGPISTLAVSPFAGLVASASGDNMVKLWK from the exons AGGTTCAAATGCCCTGTTTCAGTAACCAGTGGATCTCGCAATGAG ATCCTAATGCCAAAAGCACAGGAGCGGCAGCAACAACACCAAAGTGCTGAGCAGCAGCAGTTTCAGCAAATGCAACAAATAGAGCAACTGATCATGCAAAAGCATATTGAACAGCAAACGCAGAAACAAAGAGAAGAGACTCGGTTTGAATGTGGCACTGACCATGAAACTAATTCAAGACAAAGCCTTGGGGCCACTAATGCACTTACCAAAAGTAAAGCTCATTTGTCTGGGGGGAACAGGAAG aaaTCTGTACAGTCTAGGTGTGGTGAAAACGTTGGTCAGTCTTTGGCTCAAAATAATACTTCGATATTAAGATCTGGAGCCTTTGGGGACCAAGCTCCACG TCAAATACTACAAGGAACTCCTGGTGGCAATTTAAGATATTTTTCTGGAATGAAGGATCAAGCTCAGCAACTCCATGTTCCCCAT CAGGGCACAAAGAATATGCTGAATCCCTTAGCAAACCTCAAGTCTGCTTTCTCAGATGAATCATTGTCTCAACATCCAG GATCAAATCATGGAGTAAGCAATTTGCCTTTGAAGGGTTGGCCACTGACG GGATTAGAACAACTTCAATCTGGACTTCTTCAGCAGCATAGCCCTTTGCTTCCTCTTTCTCAACCCTCCCAACAACTTCAGCTGCAGCAGCAAATTCAAATGCTTCTTGGTGATCAGTATATGGGTATCAGGAATGATATGCAATCAAATTATATGACCAATATGGTTCCTGATGCAAATTTGCCAGTTCAAGTGGCTCTTCCTCTTTTCTCTCGTGCAGATGATACACTAATGAAG CTGTATCAGATTGAATTGAATAATGCCAATCAAAGCCAACAGCAATGTCAAAAGTCTACTGTACTTGGTCATCCAGAAACTTCAAGCTACAAAATTGCACAGCAAGACAAGGCGATTGCAACTAGCAACAGTGCTATGGATGTCACCTTTTCAAACACCTCTAGAGACAATGATCAG GCTCTGAGGAAAAGAAAGCGGCCAATGTCCTCAAACCCAACCAATAGTTCAGGCACTGCAAATACCACTGGACCATCCCAAAGTTCAGCACCCTCTTCCCCATCAGCACAGACGATGGAAGATGTGATTTCAGTACCTTCATTGCTTCCTGATGATAGCAAGTCACGGGCTCAAATGTTTTGCAACAGTGGCTCTGATACAAATGCATCGGCATCTAATCAAATG GCTGATATTGTTCGTTTGATAAATCATGGATCTGTGGACGACAATGTGGAGTCTTTCCTTAATGAAAACGTGGACACTGAAGATGTGATTGCTCAGTGCTTAGAGGATGTTAGAAAAG ATATTACATTTTCTGAAATTGGAAGCATTGAGTCTAGTGCTGTTAACTGCTGTGACTTCTCATCTGAGGGTAAACTGATTGCAATCGGCGGAGATGATAATAAG GTTGTTTTATGGTGCACAGAGTCTCGAGAGCAAAAATATATACTTGAAGAGCACTCAGACAAAATTACAGATGTTCGTTTTAGCCCAAGACTGCCCAGGCTTGCTTCATGTTCCCTGGACAGGATGATAAAAATTTGGGATGTTCATAAT TCAGGCCAGTCAATTCGAACCTTTACTGGGCATTCTGCCTCCGTTATCTCAGTAGACTTTCATCCAAACAAAGAGGATCTTATCTGCTCCTGTGATGATGTTAGTGCCATACGATACTGGACCATAAAAAATGGTGGTTGTGCTGGAGTTTCAAAG GTTCGTGCAAGTCAAGTCAGGTTCCAGCCCACCCGAGGAAGGTTTCTTGCTGCAGCAGTAGGAAACGGTGTATCCTTGATAGACGTCGAGACTACCCAAACCTGCAGATACCCTTTGAAG GGACATGTATCAAATGTGCAGTCTGTTTGCTGGAGCTCCTCCGGGGAGTATTTAGCATCTTTGAGCGAGGATTCCGTTAGAGTGTGGAAAATCGATTCTGGGGGAGACCAAAAATGCATGCACGAGTTAAGTATAACAGGAAAAAGACTCCGCACTTGCAGCTTTCACCCTACTTACCCTTCTCTGCTAGTAATCGGTTCTCATAAG TCCCTGGAGCTTTGGCACATGGCGGAGAACAAGATGATGACCGTGCTCGAGGGACCTATCTCCACTTTGGCAGTCTCACCATTTGCTGGTTTAGTAGCTTCTGCAAGTGGTGACAATATGGTTAAGCTGTGGAAGTGA
- the LOC116012354 gene encoding transcriptional corepressor LEUNIG-like isoform X1 — protein MVMSAFSASPMPINQLDVYIYDYLVKRKLTASARAFQAEAGVPTNRTAIDTPGGFLLEWWSIFWDTFISRFKCPVSVTSGSRNEILMPKAQERQQQHQSAEQQQFQQMQQIEQLIMQKHIEQQTQKQREETRFECGTDHETNSRQSLGATNALTKSKAHLSGGNRKKSVQSRCGENVGQSLAQNNTSILRSGAFGDQAPRQILQGTPGGNLRYFSGMKDQAQQLHVPHQGTKNMLNPLANLKSAFSDESLSQHPGSNHGVSNLPLKGWPLTGLEQLQSGLLQQHSPLLPLSQPSQQLQLQQQIQMLLGDQYMGIRNDMQSNYMTNMVPDANLPVQVALPLFSRADDTLMKLYQIELNNANQSQQQCQKSTVLGHPETSSYKIAQQDKAIATSNSAMDVTFSNTSRDNDQNQALRKRKRPMSSNPTNSSGTANTTGPSQSSAPSSPSAQTMEDVISVPSLLPDDSKSRAQMFCNSGSDTNASASNQMADIVRLINHGSVDDNVESFLNENVDTEDVIAQCLEDVRKDITFSEIGSIESSAVNCCDFSSEGKLIAIGGDDNKVVLWCTESREQKYILEEHSDKITDVRFSPRLPRLASCSLDRMIKIWDVHNSGQSIRTFTGHSASVISVDFHPNKEDLICSCDDVSAIRYWTIKNGGCAGVSKVRASQVRFQPTRGRFLAAAVGNGVSLIDVETTQTCRYPLKGHVSNVQSVCWSSSGEYLASLSEDSVRVWKIDSGGDQKCMHELSITGKRLRTCSFHPTYPSLLVIGSHKSLELWHMAENKMMTVLEGPISTLAVSPFAGLVASASGDNMVKLWK, from the exons AGGTTCAAATGCCCTGTTTCAGTAACCAGTGGATCTCGCAATGAG ATCCTAATGCCAAAAGCACAGGAGCGGCAGCAACAACACCAAAGTGCTGAGCAGCAGCAGTTTCAGCAAATGCAACAAATAGAGCAACTGATCATGCAAAAGCATATTGAACAGCAAACGCAGAAACAAAGAGAAGAGACTCGGTTTGAATGTGGCACTGACCATGAAACTAATTCAAGACAAAGCCTTGGGGCCACTAATGCACTTACCAAAAGTAAAGCTCATTTGTCTGGGGGGAACAGGAAG aaaTCTGTACAGTCTAGGTGTGGTGAAAACGTTGGTCAGTCTTTGGCTCAAAATAATACTTCGATATTAAGATCTGGAGCCTTTGGGGACCAAGCTCCACG TCAAATACTACAAGGAACTCCTGGTGGCAATTTAAGATATTTTTCTGGAATGAAGGATCAAGCTCAGCAACTCCATGTTCCCCAT CAGGGCACAAAGAATATGCTGAATCCCTTAGCAAACCTCAAGTCTGCTTTCTCAGATGAATCATTGTCTCAACATCCAG GATCAAATCATGGAGTAAGCAATTTGCCTTTGAAGGGTTGGCCACTGACG GGATTAGAACAACTTCAATCTGGACTTCTTCAGCAGCATAGCCCTTTGCTTCCTCTTTCTCAACCCTCCCAACAACTTCAGCTGCAGCAGCAAATTCAAATGCTTCTTGGTGATCAGTATATGGGTATCAGGAATGATATGCAATCAAATTATATGACCAATATGGTTCCTGATGCAAATTTGCCAGTTCAAGTGGCTCTTCCTCTTTTCTCTCGTGCAGATGATACACTAATGAAG CTGTATCAGATTGAATTGAATAATGCCAATCAAAGCCAACAGCAATGTCAAAAGTCTACTGTACTTGGTCATCCAGAAACTTCAAGCTACAAAATTGCACAGCAAGACAAGGCGATTGCAACTAGCAACAGTGCTATGGATGTCACCTTTTCAAACACCTCTAGAGACAATGATCAG AACCAGGCTCTGAGGAAAAGAAAGCGGCCAATGTCCTCAAACCCAACCAATAGTTCAGGCACTGCAAATACCACTGGACCATCCCAAAGTTCAGCACCCTCTTCCCCATCAGCACAGACGATGGAAGATGTGATTTCAGTACCTTCATTGCTTCCTGATGATAGCAAGTCACGGGCTCAAATGTTTTGCAACAGTGGCTCTGATACAAATGCATCGGCATCTAATCAAATG GCTGATATTGTTCGTTTGATAAATCATGGATCTGTGGACGACAATGTGGAGTCTTTCCTTAATGAAAACGTGGACACTGAAGATGTGATTGCTCAGTGCTTAGAGGATGTTAGAAAAG ATATTACATTTTCTGAAATTGGAAGCATTGAGTCTAGTGCTGTTAACTGCTGTGACTTCTCATCTGAGGGTAAACTGATTGCAATCGGCGGAGATGATAATAAG GTTGTTTTATGGTGCACAGAGTCTCGAGAGCAAAAATATATACTTGAAGAGCACTCAGACAAAATTACAGATGTTCGTTTTAGCCCAAGACTGCCCAGGCTTGCTTCATGTTCCCTGGACAGGATGATAAAAATTTGGGATGTTCATAAT TCAGGCCAGTCAATTCGAACCTTTACTGGGCATTCTGCCTCCGTTATCTCAGTAGACTTTCATCCAAACAAAGAGGATCTTATCTGCTCCTGTGATGATGTTAGTGCCATACGATACTGGACCATAAAAAATGGTGGTTGTGCTGGAGTTTCAAAG GTTCGTGCAAGTCAAGTCAGGTTCCAGCCCACCCGAGGAAGGTTTCTTGCTGCAGCAGTAGGAAACGGTGTATCCTTGATAGACGTCGAGACTACCCAAACCTGCAGATACCCTTTGAAG GGACATGTATCAAATGTGCAGTCTGTTTGCTGGAGCTCCTCCGGGGAGTATTTAGCATCTTTGAGCGAGGATTCCGTTAGAGTGTGGAAAATCGATTCTGGGGGAGACCAAAAATGCATGCACGAGTTAAGTATAACAGGAAAAAGACTCCGCACTTGCAGCTTTCACCCTACTTACCCTTCTCTGCTAGTAATCGGTTCTCATAAG TCCCTGGAGCTTTGGCACATGGCGGAGAACAAGATGATGACCGTGCTCGAGGGACCTATCTCCACTTTGGCAGTCTCACCATTTGCTGGTTTAGTAGCTTCTGCAAGTGGTGACAATATGGTTAAGCTGTGGAAGTGA
- the LOC116012354 gene encoding transcriptional corepressor LEUNIG-like isoform X2 has translation MVMSAFSASPMPINQLDVYIYDYLVKRKLTASARAFQAEAGVPTNRTAIDTPGGFLLEWWSIFWDTFISRFKCPVSVTSGSRNEILMPKAQERQQQHQSAEQQQFQQMQQIEQLIMQKHIEQQTQKQREETRFECGTDHETNSRQSLGATNALTKSKAHLSGGNRKKSVQSRCGENVGQSLAQNNTSILRSGAFGDQAPRQILQGTPGGNLRYFSGMKDQAQQLHVPHGTKNMLNPLANLKSAFSDESLSQHPGSNHGVSNLPLKGWPLTGLEQLQSGLLQQHSPLLPLSQPSQQLQLQQQIQMLLGDQYMGIRNDMQSNYMTNMVPDANLPVQVALPLFSRADDTLMKLYQIELNNANQSQQQCQKSTVLGHPETSSYKIAQQDKAIATSNSAMDVTFSNTSRDNDQNQALRKRKRPMSSNPTNSSGTANTTGPSQSSAPSSPSAQTMEDVISVPSLLPDDSKSRAQMFCNSGSDTNASASNQMADIVRLINHGSVDDNVESFLNENVDTEDVIAQCLEDVRKDITFSEIGSIESSAVNCCDFSSEGKLIAIGGDDNKVVLWCTESREQKYILEEHSDKITDVRFSPRLPRLASCSLDRMIKIWDVHNSGQSIRTFTGHSASVISVDFHPNKEDLICSCDDVSAIRYWTIKNGGCAGVSKVRASQVRFQPTRGRFLAAAVGNGVSLIDVETTQTCRYPLKGHVSNVQSVCWSSSGEYLASLSEDSVRVWKIDSGGDQKCMHELSITGKRLRTCSFHPTYPSLLVIGSHKSLELWHMAENKMMTVLEGPISTLAVSPFAGLVASASGDNMVKLWK, from the exons AGGTTCAAATGCCCTGTTTCAGTAACCAGTGGATCTCGCAATGAG ATCCTAATGCCAAAAGCACAGGAGCGGCAGCAACAACACCAAAGTGCTGAGCAGCAGCAGTTTCAGCAAATGCAACAAATAGAGCAACTGATCATGCAAAAGCATATTGAACAGCAAACGCAGAAACAAAGAGAAGAGACTCGGTTTGAATGTGGCACTGACCATGAAACTAATTCAAGACAAAGCCTTGGGGCCACTAATGCACTTACCAAAAGTAAAGCTCATTTGTCTGGGGGGAACAGGAAG aaaTCTGTACAGTCTAGGTGTGGTGAAAACGTTGGTCAGTCTTTGGCTCAAAATAATACTTCGATATTAAGATCTGGAGCCTTTGGGGACCAAGCTCCACG TCAAATACTACAAGGAACTCCTGGTGGCAATTTAAGATATTTTTCTGGAATGAAGGATCAAGCTCAGCAACTCCATGTTCCCCAT GGCACAAAGAATATGCTGAATCCCTTAGCAAACCTCAAGTCTGCTTTCTCAGATGAATCATTGTCTCAACATCCAG GATCAAATCATGGAGTAAGCAATTTGCCTTTGAAGGGTTGGCCACTGACG GGATTAGAACAACTTCAATCTGGACTTCTTCAGCAGCATAGCCCTTTGCTTCCTCTTTCTCAACCCTCCCAACAACTTCAGCTGCAGCAGCAAATTCAAATGCTTCTTGGTGATCAGTATATGGGTATCAGGAATGATATGCAATCAAATTATATGACCAATATGGTTCCTGATGCAAATTTGCCAGTTCAAGTGGCTCTTCCTCTTTTCTCTCGTGCAGATGATACACTAATGAAG CTGTATCAGATTGAATTGAATAATGCCAATCAAAGCCAACAGCAATGTCAAAAGTCTACTGTACTTGGTCATCCAGAAACTTCAAGCTACAAAATTGCACAGCAAGACAAGGCGATTGCAACTAGCAACAGTGCTATGGATGTCACCTTTTCAAACACCTCTAGAGACAATGATCAG AACCAGGCTCTGAGGAAAAGAAAGCGGCCAATGTCCTCAAACCCAACCAATAGTTCAGGCACTGCAAATACCACTGGACCATCCCAAAGTTCAGCACCCTCTTCCCCATCAGCACAGACGATGGAAGATGTGATTTCAGTACCTTCATTGCTTCCTGATGATAGCAAGTCACGGGCTCAAATGTTTTGCAACAGTGGCTCTGATACAAATGCATCGGCATCTAATCAAATG GCTGATATTGTTCGTTTGATAAATCATGGATCTGTGGACGACAATGTGGAGTCTTTCCTTAATGAAAACGTGGACACTGAAGATGTGATTGCTCAGTGCTTAGAGGATGTTAGAAAAG ATATTACATTTTCTGAAATTGGAAGCATTGAGTCTAGTGCTGTTAACTGCTGTGACTTCTCATCTGAGGGTAAACTGATTGCAATCGGCGGAGATGATAATAAG GTTGTTTTATGGTGCACAGAGTCTCGAGAGCAAAAATATATACTTGAAGAGCACTCAGACAAAATTACAGATGTTCGTTTTAGCCCAAGACTGCCCAGGCTTGCTTCATGTTCCCTGGACAGGATGATAAAAATTTGGGATGTTCATAAT TCAGGCCAGTCAATTCGAACCTTTACTGGGCATTCTGCCTCCGTTATCTCAGTAGACTTTCATCCAAACAAAGAGGATCTTATCTGCTCCTGTGATGATGTTAGTGCCATACGATACTGGACCATAAAAAATGGTGGTTGTGCTGGAGTTTCAAAG GTTCGTGCAAGTCAAGTCAGGTTCCAGCCCACCCGAGGAAGGTTTCTTGCTGCAGCAGTAGGAAACGGTGTATCCTTGATAGACGTCGAGACTACCCAAACCTGCAGATACCCTTTGAAG GGACATGTATCAAATGTGCAGTCTGTTTGCTGGAGCTCCTCCGGGGAGTATTTAGCATCTTTGAGCGAGGATTCCGTTAGAGTGTGGAAAATCGATTCTGGGGGAGACCAAAAATGCATGCACGAGTTAAGTATAACAGGAAAAAGACTCCGCACTTGCAGCTTTCACCCTACTTACCCTTCTCTGCTAGTAATCGGTTCTCATAAG TCCCTGGAGCTTTGGCACATGGCGGAGAACAAGATGATGACCGTGCTCGAGGGACCTATCTCCACTTTGGCAGTCTCACCATTTGCTGGTTTAGTAGCTTCTGCAAGTGGTGACAATATGGTTAAGCTGTGGAAGTGA